From a single Hevea brasiliensis isolate MT/VB/25A 57/8 unplaced genomic scaffold, ASM3005281v1 Scaf1, whole genome shotgun sequence genomic region:
- the LOC131176356 gene encoding uncharacterized protein LOC131176356 has protein sequence MYILSITLHSQASSVIVFNGLNFSEWCEQVKFHLGVLELDLALLEDKPTAITDTSSEEEKLYHKQWEWPNRLSLMFLRMTIANNIKTTIPQTENTKEYLNFVEEWFRSADKSLAGTLMAQLMTMKYNGSKSMHEHIIEMSDIAARLKTLGMAVDDSFLVQFILNSLPPEYGPFQINYNTIKDK, from the exons ATGTACATTTTAT CTATTACTCTTCATTCGCAAGCTTCATCTGTTATTGTATTCAATGGGCTAAACTTCTCTGAATGGTGTGAGCAAGTCAAGTTCCATTTAGGTGTCTTGGAACTTGACTTAGCATTATTGGAAGACAAACCCACTGCTATTACAGATACAAGTAGTGAAGAAGAGAAGTTGTACCATAAGCAATGGGAATGGCCAAATAGATTAAGCCTTATGTTTTTGCGAATGACTATTGCCAACAACATCAAGACAACAATCCCACAAACTGAAAATACAAAAGAATACCTTAATTTTGTGGAAGAATGGTTTCGTTCTGCAGACAAGTCACTCGCTGGTACTCTAATGGCACAACTCATGACCATGAAGTATAATGGGTCGAAGAGTATGCATGAGCACATTATAGAGATGAGTGATATTGCAGCAAGGCTAAAGACCTTAGGGATGGCGGTGGATGATTCCTTCTTGGTGCAGTTCATTCTGAACTCACTACCTCCTGAATATGGGCCATTTCAAATTAATTACAACACTATTAAGGATAAGTAG
- the LOC131176355 gene encoding uncharacterized protein LOC131176355, which translates to MLTSTKLLFAGCVILVFLVQLNHTCHAISNNSCPSSSCGHISNIDYPFRLKTDSANCGRKEYELACENNVPVVYLSSAKYYVKEINYNNFTIRLAYFDVQNDNYCSLPLYPSTTRNSYNSYAESDGDYLYQDLVFVTCPKPVISEVYVDTSPCNITCNSSSSSPNLEMKGYSYVKVGSDDAMDLKDSCRIERIYITSLLPKDAKNVSYADVHRSLVYGFELSWFWWGCCWNNSENLCKLDAATSIRHGCHSGKG; encoded by the exons ATGTTAACAAGTACTAAGCTCCTCTTTGCGGGATGTGTTATCCTTGTTTTTCTAGTCCAATTAAACCACACCTGTCATGCTATAAGCAACAATTCGTGCCCTTCTTCCTCTTGTGGCCACATCTCCAACATAGACTACCCTTTCCGATTGAAAACTGATTCTGCAAACTGTGGCCGGAAAGAGTATGAACTTGCTTGCGAGAATAACGTTCCTGTAGTGTACTTATCTTCAGCAAAATATTACGTCAAGGAAATCAATTACAATAACTTCACAATCCGACTGGCTTATTTCGATGTGCAAAACGATAACTACTGCTCTCTACCTCTTTATCCATCAACAACCAGAAATTCATACAATTCGTATGCGGAATCTGATGGGGACTATTTATATCAGGACTTGGTTTTCGTAACTTGTCCAAAGCCAGTAATTTCTGAAGTTTATGTGGATACTTCTCCTTGCAATATCACTTGCAATTCCTCTTCTTCCTCTCCTAATTTGGAAATGAAAGGTTATTCATATGTTAAAGTTGGGTCTGATGATGCAATGGATTTGAAGGATTCTTGCCGTATCGAGCGAATCTATATTACGTCTTTGTTGCCAAAAGATGCAAAGAACGTTTCCTATGCAGATGTTCACCGTAGTTTGGTATATGGGTTTGAGCTTTCATGGTTTTGGTGGGGATGCTGTTGGAATAACTCAGAAAACCTTTGCAAGCTTGATGCTGCCACCAGCATCCGCCACGGCTGCCATTCTGGAAAGG GCTAG